TCCAGGAGCTCCTGTCCCCCGGGGGGAAGGGGCGGCTCTGACCGCTGGGTTTCCATCCGCTGGCACTAGAGATGTGGCAGGAGAGGAGGGCATTGGTGGTCGGGTGGTGGGTCTGGGCAAGAGGACCAGGGTTGGTGTAGGGCAGACAGGAAACCTCTGATGGTGACGAGGGGAGCTGAGGCTGGCCAGGGGATATATGCTTTAGGGAGAAAAAGTTAGGGCTCAAACAGAAGGCCAGCAAGGGGTGGTGGTGTAATATGTCTGCCTtacctggtgactaaggatggtGCTGTAGAGCTGTTCTTTGTCCTCGAGAAGCCGAGGCGGGGTTGGGGCTGGGCTTGGGGGCGCTTTGGGGGGATGGAAGGTGGCCCTCTGTTCCTCTAGGCGGCGGGACTGGGCCTCAGCCACCAGGTCCAGAAGGAGCTCGGTCTGCAGGGAGAGCAGGGAGCCCGAACGGGGCCCCAGGGCtatgggagaagagggaggagggctaAGAAGACCCAGAGGCGGTGGTGAGTGGTGTAGCAAGCGGTGGGCACAGGGAAGCTGATGGACTCTGGGTTAGGGACCAGCAGGTGAGCAGCTATGGTGGTTAGTGGGCCGACCCTGGGGTAGGTCAGGATCTCCCAGGGTTGGTGGGGTACCTGtgtggcgggttcctggcggaggaggggagggaggagcagatCGCCAAGGCCGAGTGGTGGAGTTCACAGGGGGCCAGCCCTGATCATCTTGCGGGGGACCCTGATGGCCAAGACATGTCCATTCCAGTCAGATGAGGGGTGTGGGCAGAGGGCTAGGCCCACGACCAAGCTCTTCCAAGTCTCCTGTGCCCATCCATCTCTGGGTCCTCACATGCcccatgccccttctccctcGGCTGGCCTCTCCCCACCCCGGCGCCCAGCTCACCTGGTGTTCACCATCCTCTTCTTCCTGGGGTCTTTCAGTCTCCATCCCTGGACTTGGGGAGAGACACTGATGGGGAAGGGGTGACTGGAATTTGGAAGGAGGACTGGAACCCTGGGTTCCTGAGGGGAATGGGggctggaaggggtgggggtgagctgggggctGGATGCCTGGGTACTGAGCAGGAAGCTAGGTTCCTGGTCAGCCCCCCCACGGGCCCCGCCCATCTCGGCCAACTTCCTCCATTCTCTTTTCCCACCCAAACAGCTTGTTTGACCTCTCTTGCCCCAGGGGAGGACAGAGACTGGGAAAAAGTCCAGCTGCAGGATGGAGCAGGCTCCTGACACGGACAGACTCTGGCCTGCTCATGTCCAGAGCCTCAGTAACCCCTTCGCCTGCCCCACtgctctctccaccccacctccccttcagctcctctctgtcaaCACCGGAACTAGCTACAACACAGGAAGTGGTTTCACTCTTTAggatccccctcccccaaaccaggttctttctctccaggctaAGACTGATCCTGCTGTAGGACTTGGTCCTTCTCACCTTCTCTCTTGACTTACTGGGTCAGGGAAGGGCATGGTTCTGGAAGGAAGCAGAAGGCTTGGATCCGGGACGCATTGCTCTCAAATACATGCGCACGTCCTAACACtggcccagcacacaggaagtagtcAGGGACCGGCAGTTGACGACTAGTTATCACTGCCCTCAGCGTTACCAAGTGTGAGAGAGTGGTCACTGGCAGCTCAGCTAGTGTAGACAAAGGCCAGGGGAAGACTTGCCTGCGGTCACGAGAGTGGGACACAGAACTTAGTTTGGCTTTTGACCAGTTCTGGTTAGCCCCAGGGGGAGCGGGACAGACACCTGGAGTCTTCAAATGGCTGTCTGCCATGCGAAGTTAGAGCCATGGCTTGGGGCATGAAATGGGATGAAGAGAGCCCTGCCGTCTTAGGTGAATGAAATCTCTGTGCCTCAATTTGTGAAGGGGTAaagtggcctttggtggcacttACCTCAGAGAATTAGGATGAGTTAATTGTAGTGAGGCCCTTGGCCCATAGGGGATGCTCTATAAATGGTGGCTGATAATCTTCCAGAATGCCTCCTGGCTGCACCTCACAGGCTTATCAGCATTGAGGTAAAGCCAGGAGGCTGAAATTCCAGTTCAAGTTCCTCCTGTCTTCCTTTATTCGAGACCTTAGGAATATGTTATAGCTAAATGCCCTTGGATGAGGAACAGGATTTGTCACCTTGTATATTTGTTTTGACTATTAGAGATTCTCGCCTTCGGATGATATCCCGAATGAACTGGGATCCCCAGATTGTTTGCCCTTAATTGTATTTAAAAGCCCCTGACCTCTATGGATGAACCTAGAATACTCAATTCCCCAAACACTATGCACTGTCCAGGTCCCCGGAAAAATTGAGTAACACTTTAAGTCAGCTTTATTATCCATGAGTTTGGGGTTCTTAGAGATAGCAGTCGGTAGAGAGCAAAGCCTCATCCCTGCGCCACTTGGGGGGtgaagggaggggcagagggagggcaaGGAGTCATCAGCTGGAGGAGCCATTGGTTACCTTTCATCGTCCACACAACGCCCAGCACAtggtaggtgctcaataaatacttgcCAGCTACTTGTGGGTAGTGGATCGCAGAGGTTCCCTTTGGGAAACCATACACAAGAAACATTTTACACCCAATTTGCCGACAGTTCTTGGTTCCAGTCTAGGGATTCTCAAAATCCACTTTGTCCTCTTGTAGCTGCTCTATTTTCCAGGAAGAGCCCGGCACGTGTCATTCGGGCATCCTAAACCCTCTTCCCAGTGC
This DNA window, taken from Peromyscus maniculatus bairdii isolate BWxNUB_F1_BW_parent chromosome 21, HU_Pman_BW_mat_3.1, whole genome shotgun sequence, encodes the following:
- the Gpsm3 gene encoding G-protein-signaling modulator 3 isoform X4 translates to METERPQEEEDGEHQGPPQDDQGWPPVNSTTRPWRSAPPSPPPPGTRHTALGPRSGSLLSLQTELLLDLVAEAQSRRLEEQRATFHPPKAPPSPAPTPPRLLEDKEQLYSTILSHQCQRMETQRSEPPLPPGGQELLELLLKVQGGGRMEEQRSRPPTHTC
- the Gpsm3 gene encoding G-protein-signaling modulator 3 isoform X1 translates to MADSHLKTPGVCPAPPGANQNWSKAKLSSVSHSRDRRQVFPWPLSTLAELPVTTLSHLVTLRAVITSRQLPVPDYFLCAGPVLGRAHVFESNASRIQAFCFLPEPCPSLTHPGMETERPQEEEDGEHQGPPQDDQGWPPVNSTTRPWRSAPPSPPPPGTRHTALGPRSGSLLSLQTELLLDLVAEAQSRRLEEQRATFHPPKAPPSPAPTPPRLLEDKEQLYSTILSHQCQRMETQRSEPPLPPGGQELLELLLKVQGGGRMEEQRSRPPTHTC
- the Gpsm3 gene encoding G-protein-signaling modulator 3 isoform X3, with the protein product MPFPDPVSQERSPGMETERPQEEEDGEHQGPPQDDQGWPPVNSTTRPWRSAPPSPPPPGTRHTALGPRSGSLLSLQTELLLDLVAEAQSRRLEEQRATFHPPKAPPSPAPTPPRLLEDKEQLYSTILSHQCQRMETQRSEPPLPPGGQELLELLLKVQGGGRMEEQRSRPPTHTC
- the Gpsm3 gene encoding G-protein-signaling modulator 3 isoform X2: MPFPDPPPFPSGTQGSSPPSKFQSPLPHQCLSPSPGMETERPQEEEDGEHQGPPQDDQGWPPVNSTTRPWRSAPPSPPPPGTRHTALGPRSGSLLSLQTELLLDLVAEAQSRRLEEQRATFHPPKAPPSPAPTPPRLLEDKEQLYSTILSHQCQRMETQRSEPPLPPGGQELLELLLKVQGGGRMEEQRSRPPTHTC